In Mycobacterium sp. Aquia_213, the sequence CGAATCGGGAGTTCCGTCAGTCGACTTGCACGGCAACCTGTCTCAGCCTGCGCGCGAGCGCAACCTGGCGATGTTCGCCTCGGGCGGCGCCCGGGTACTGGTGGCAACCGATATCGCGGCGCGCGGCGTGCACGTCGACGAGGTCGAACTTGTCGTGCACATCGACCCGCCGGCCGAGCACAAGTCTTATCTGCACCGGTCCGGACGCACGGCGCGGGCGGGCAGCGCCGGTGACGTCGTCACCGTGGTCCTGCCCGAGCAGCGACACGACACCCAGGCGTTGATGCGCAAGGCCGGTATCAAGGTCGCGCCTCAGCAGGTGACCGCGACGTCGGAGGCAGTGCAAGCGCTCGTCGGCGAAACCGCGCCGTATCAGGCGCCCGCACCCGCCACCGCGCCGTCGCGCTCGCCGCAGCAGCATCGACCGAACGGGGGCGGGCAACGGGGCCGCCGGAATAACAGCCGGTCTCCGAAAAGCACTTCCGCCCGCACCGAACCGGCGATCTCGCACCGCAGCAACACACCTAACCACCGCACCGCTACGCCGACGCGGCGAGTCGATCGTCGTCGATCGAGCCGCACGCAAGGGTAGTTTCGCGGGGCCTCACGCCCGCGCCAGCAGCCACGCTTGCCCGTGGCCCTCGCCGGCGGCGATGACGTCCAGTTCACCGAAGGCCGCCGCGAGCTCCCCGGGCGCCGCGCGAAACGGACCTGGTTCGGCCCCGACTTCGCTCAGCGCCGCCGCGGCCAGCAGTCCGCCCGGTGCCAAGCGATCGATGATCGCCTGGTCGAGGCGGCGATCGCGGAACTTATGGCAGACGATGACGTCGACGGGTGGCCCGTCCGGCAGGCCGTCGTCGAGATCCACGACGTCGAACCTGCAGCGCTCCTCGACGCCGCTGCGTCGGGCCAGTTCTCGTGCCTGCCCAATGGCCACCGCGGAGACGTCCAATCCGACGGCCTCCAGACCCCGCTGGCCCAGCCAAACGGTGGCGTATCCCCGGCCGCAGGCGATGTCCAGGGCCCGCCCGGTGGTCGGGAAGATGTCCGCATAGGCGGCAAACGCGGCGGGAGGTGCCACGGCACCGCCGGAGACCGGTCCCTTGCTCGCGTACCGCTCGTCCCACCGGAGCTGGTCCTCACGGGTCACAGCGGTCACCTTACGACTCGCCCGGCACCAGAATCCAACACCCACAAGTTCTGGACAGCTGTCCGCATTTGACGCGGCGGGCCGCGTTTGCCCGTCCACCAGGCCGGGCGAGAGAGATGTCGTTGCTGCTGTACCGCGCCGTTTAGCGGCGATGGGGCGCCGTTGTTGGCCGCGGGCATTCGGTTTCCTACACTGGACGAGTGTCTAGAGAAGTGGCTCCCGCTGCCAGGACGGTGGACGGTGCCACGGGTGCCCGCCGCTCGGATCGTCGGCCAGGGCAAACGATCCGCAAGGTCCTCGACGCCGGGCTGGCGGAACTGCGCGCATCGTCCTTCGCCAACCTGACGATGCGAGCCGTTGCCGCCCGTGCCGGGGTATCCCCGGCCAGCGCATACACCTACTTCCCGTCGAAAAGCGCGCTGGTGGCCGCCGTCTACCTGCGTTTTCTGCGCGAGCTGCCGCTGCACACAGATGTCAACGACACCACCAAGACCCGGGTGAGCGCGACGCTGCGGGACATGGCGGTGGCCGTGGCCGACGAACCCGAGTTGAGCGCTGCCTGCGGAGCGGCGTTGATGGCCGACGATCCCGCCGTACAGCCGCTGCGCGAACAGATCGGCGAAGAAGTGTCCAAGCGGATCGCCGCCGCGCTGGGCCCGGGCTGGCCGCGCGCCGTGAAATCCACCCTGCAGATGACCTTCGCCGGTGCGCTGATGACAGCGCGGTTTGTCGACTACGAGGAGATCGCCGGGCAACTCGACGAAGCGGTCAACCTCATCTTGGGAGCTTCGGTTGCCTAACCCCGCCGGGTCTCGCCGGCGAAACTTTGAGGAGAGCTATGGGTGAAAACGGATTCAACCTGTCGACCGTGTTTTCCACTCTGGCACAGGCGCTGCCCAAGCAACGCGTGCTGTTTTGGCGCGGCAGGGAATGGTCCTACGCCGAAATGGACGCGCGCGTGGACGGCGTCGCCCACTACTTGGCATCGCTGGGACTGGGATGTCACACCGAACGGGATCGCCTGCAGGGCCACGAATCCGGCCAGGATCACATCGGGCTGTACCTGCGCAACGGCAACCACTACCTGGAGGCGATGATCGGGGCCTACCGATCGCGAATCGCACCGTTCAACGTGAACTACCGCTACGTCGATGCCGAACTCGTCTATCTGCTCGCCAACGCGCAAGCCCGGGCCCTGGTCTACAACGCCGAGTTCGCACCTCGCGTCGCATCGATCCGCGATCAACTCCCCCACCTGGAATTCCTGATCCAGGTGGCCGACGATTCCGGTCAGCCGCTGCTGCCCGGCGCGGTGGACTACGAATCGATCGTCGAAACCCCTTCCCCGCCCAGCGGAATGCCCACTCCCAGCGGGGACGACCTGTACATGCTCTACACCGGCGGCACCACCGGAATGCCCAAGGGCGTGCTGTGGCGGCAGAACGATGTGTTCGTATCCTCAATGGGAGGACGGCCTTTCGGCTCCGATGAGGCGATGAAGTCCTACGACGAACTGGCCGAGCGCGCGTCCGCGGCGCCCGGTTTCGCATCCGTGCTGCTGATCCCGCCGCTGATGCACGGCGCCGCGCAGTGGGGCGCGTTCCAGATCATGACGATGGGCGGCTGGGTCACGTTCCCCGACGACGTGCACAGCATTCGGGCCGACGAGATTCTGCGACTGGTCGAACGCGAACGGGTGATGAGCATCCCGGTCGTCGGCGACGCGATCGCGCGCCCGCTGATCGACGAGATCGAACGCGGTGACTACGACCTATCGGGGCTGATCAATATCAGCAATGGCGGGGCCGCATTGACCCCCAGTGTGCGCAAGCGCTTTCTCACGGCGCTGCCGAACCTGCTGGTGATCGATAGCGCCGGGGCCTCCGAAACGGGCCTGCAGATGAGCGCCCTGCCGACGCAGTCGGAGCCCACCGCGGTGGCCACGTTCACCCCGGGGTCCGAGACCGGGGTTTTGGCAACAGATTTCAGTCGTGAGATAGGGCCGGGCGGCGGCGAGGGATGGCTGGCGCGGCGCAACATGATCCCGCTCGGCTACCTCGGCGACGCGGAGAAGACAGCACGCACCTTCCCCGTCGTCGACGGGGTGCGCTGGTCGATTCCCGGCGACCGGGCCCGGTTCCTCGCCGACGGGCGCATCGAGCTGCTCGGGCGCGACGCCGTGACGATCAACTCCGGCGGCGAAAAGATCTTCGCGGAGGAAGTGGAGGCCGCGATGGCCGAGCACCCCGGTATCTACGACGTCGTCGTCACCGGCCGGCCGTCGGAGCGCTGGGGCAACGAGGTCGTCGCGATCGTTCAACTCGTCGAGGGCCAAGATCCCTCCGACGCGGACCTGCTGGAGACGTGCCAGCAACACCTCGCGCGATACAAGCTGCCGAAGGCCATCGTCCGCACGGCCAAAGTCCAGCGCTCGCCGGCCGGTAAGGCCGACTATCGGTGGGCCAAGCAGGTCGCCGCCGAGAGCCTGCCCACCACAACAGGATCCGGCTAGACCAGCGTCGGGTCCGGCTCGCCGGCCCGCAACCGCCAACGATCATCTAGCTGCGACGATATGATCTAGCGGTGATGATGACCGACGACACGTTTGCCGCCCGTTAACGATGCGCAGTCACGGTTGGGCAGGGAATACCCCCGCTTCCGATGAGGAGGCGATCGAGCGGATCCTGGATGCGGCGGACAAGATCATCGACGAGCGCGGTTCGGCCATGCGGATCGCCGACGTCGCCCGCGCGCTGGGCGTGACCCGCCAGACCGTGTACCGGTATTTCCCCGGAACCCAGGCATTACTGGTCGCAAGTGCGATGCGGTCGGCCGACGGCTTCCTCGATCATCTGGCGGCCCACCTCAAAGGCATCACCGACCCTGTCCAGGCGGTGACCGAGAGTTTCGCCTTCGCGGTGGAACAGCTGGCCTCCGACAACCAGCTCGAGGTGGTGCTCAACCGGCGCCACCGCGGCGGGCAGACGATCTCCATCGTGTCCGACACCGCGCTGGCCTTCGGGCGATCGATGCTGCACCGCTTCGATATCGATTGGGAGCAGCACGGTTTCGACGACGCGGGCCTGGACGAGTTGAACGAATTCACCCTTCGGTTGCTGCACTCGTTCCTGGCCGACCCGGGCCGGCCCCCGCGCAGCGGCACGGATCTTCGTCGCTACCTGATCCGGTGGATCGGACCGGCGATTGCCTATCCGCAACTCGAGCAGGCAATGGACCCGCTGCGGACTCCCGAACCCCGAGTCCGGCGGCGGCCGTCGGCGGCGTCCTGATTCGCAGGCCAGCTGCCCAAGGAGGAGTAGACATGGTCGGACTGGGACAGATCGCACTGGACGGTGCACCGGTTTTCGGTGCGGCCATGCTCGCGGTTGCGGCCGTGCAATTCCGAGGGCCCGATTATCGGAAAATGATCCAGCAGGACATGGAACTGCTCGATCGCCTGCCACCCGAGTCCACCGAAAGGCGCGATGCGCTGCAGAACTCGATCGATGCCCGCATCGACGACCTGGTCGACTCCGCGAACCGCAGCCGCGCCTGGCGCCGGGCCGCGATGTCGTACCAGGGCAACTGGCGCGATGTGGTGGTGTTGCTCTGTGCGGTGCTCTTCACGATCGTCTGGTGGGACGTCGACCACAGCCGAGGCAACTGGCTGCCGATGGCCATCCTGCTGGTCATGCTGTGCGTCGTGGCCGCCGCCTACGCATTCCGCGGCGTGCTCCGCGCAACCAGTGCGTTTGTACACAAGCGGCGCGCCGGTGAGGCGGAAGCACCAAAGTAGCTGCGCCACAACAGTTTACCGATCAGCTGCCGGCAAGGCCGACACGCCTGGCGACACGAAAACGCATAACAGGCGCTCGTGGTGAAAATGTGACAAAATTCAACGCGTGAAGGCGCACGCCCTCCCCGTTTTATTTTGTGCCGCTACAACGTCCATGTGGGCGCTGCTGATCGCCCCTATTCATTCCGTGTCCGCAGAACCGTGCCCCGACGTCGAGGTCGTGTTCGCCCGAGGCACCGACGAGGCGCCGGGAGTGGGCTTCATCGGTGACGATTTTGTCGAGGCGCTACGGGCGCGCCTTGGCGCGAAGTCGCTCACCGTGTACCCGGTCGATTACCCGGCGACCATGAGCTTTCCCAGGGCCGTCGACGGCATCAGCGACGCTGGCGCTCACATTCAACAGACAGCGGCGGCCTGCCCCAAAACCCAAATGGTGCTGGGCGGATACTCTCAGGGCGCGGCCGTGATGGGCTTCGTCACCGCCAACCAGGTGCCCGACGGCGCCCGCGTTGGGCAGGACCTGCAGCCGATGCCCGCGGAGGTCGCCAACCACGTTGCCGCGGTCGCGCTGTTCGGAAAGCCGGCGACGCAGTTCATGAGCATGATCAATCAGCCGCCGGTCACCATCGGCCCGCTGTACGCGCCCAAGGCCATCGAGATGTGTGTCCCTAACGATCCCATCTGTGCCGGCTCGGGCGACTTCTCCGCCCATCGGCTCTACCAGCAGGTCGGGATGATCGATCAGGCAGCAGATTTCGCGACGAATCGCATCGCCGAGGCAACTCCCCCGACACCGACGCCGGCACCGGGACCGACACACGGATCGACACCGACGCCGGTACCGGTGCATTCGACTGCACCCTCGGCCACGCCGTCACCCACGCCCGCGCCGGTGGCATCACACCATCCCGGACCTCCCCCGGGACCTGCCGCGTAAGCCGTCGGGTGACAGATCGGCAGGCGCCACCGGCCGACAGCGTCGGGTCCGTGGCGTTTGACGCCGCCGATCGGTTGGCGATCATCAACCTGTTCGGCGCCTACGCCCACACCTACGACGAGAACCGGCTGGACGAATTCCGTGCGTTGTTCACCGAGGCGCCACAATTCGGCCTGCTGCATGAAGGCACCGAGATTTCGCAGGACGTCGACACCGTCATGAGTCTGCTCGCGGTCAGGAAAGCGAAATTCAAGGCCGAGAACAACCAACGTCGCCATGCGCTGAATTCGCTGTGGTTTTCCAGGCAAAGCGCGAACGAAGCGAGCGGACGCTGCTATGTCCAGGTGTTCGCCATCAAAGACGGCGGGCCGCCCGCTGTCGACCTCACCGGGAGCTACGAATTCACCGCGGTCAAGCAGGACGGTGTGTGGCGGTTCAGTCGGTGGATCGTGTCGATGGACCAGGTGCAACTAGCCGAGTGAATTTGCCGCGAAACGCTTTGGTCTGCAGAGCAATTCACTAATAGCGGGGTGCTGCCTCGAGAACCTCGACGGCCGCGTCGATGTTGGGAATGATCGTCGGGCCGTAATGGCTCACCAGCTGTCCGAGTGCGCGAGCGATATGCGGACCGACGATGCCGGCGGCCAGGACCTCCTCGGCCAAGACGATGCCATTGACGATGTGGCCGGCGCGCAGGCGCCCGTCGGCGGTGAGTTCGTAACGCCAGTCGCCGATTTGGACCCGCTCGGGCGCGGACCGGAAAAAGCCCCGCCGCGCCGGGGTCAGAATGACGCCGGGCACACCGCAGAACACCCTGATCACTTGTCCGACTCCGCCGGGACCGGCCAGGGCTGCACCGATCGCGTGGCTGGCCCGCTCATGGTCGTACGTCGTCATCAATCACTCATCGGAAGCACGAACGACGGTGTGATGGTTTGCGGTTCGCCGGTGCGGCGCACGGCGGTGCCGGCCACGTAGAACTCGACGGTGTGATGTCCCCAGGCGTAGTTCGAGATGGCGAAATGCACACCGACGACGCCGGTTGCACCGTCTCGCTCGGCCTCGCTCTGCATGCGCGACATGGC encodes:
- a CDS encoding nuclear transport factor 2 family protein; translation: MAFDAADRLAIINLFGAYAHTYDENRLDEFRALFTEAPQFGLLHEGTEISQDVDTVMSLLAVRKAKFKAENNQRRHALNSLWFSRQSANEASGRCYVQVFAIKDGGPPAVDLTGSYEFTAVKQDGVWRFSRWIVSMDQVQLAE
- a CDS encoding class I SAM-dependent methyltransferase; the encoded protein is MTREDQLRWDERYASKGPVSGGAVAPPAAFAAYADIFPTTGRALDIACGRGYATVWLGQRGLEAVGLDVSAVAIGQARELARRSGVEERCRFDVVDLDDGLPDGPPVDVIVCHKFRDRRLDQAIIDRLAPGGLLAAAALSEVGAEPGPFRAAPGELAAAFGELDVIAAGEGHGQAWLLARA
- a CDS encoding TetR/AcrR family transcriptional regulator, which codes for MRSHGWAGNTPASDEEAIERILDAADKIIDERGSAMRIADVARALGVTRQTVYRYFPGTQALLVASAMRSADGFLDHLAAHLKGITDPVQAVTESFAFAVEQLASDNQLEVVLNRRHRGGQTISIVSDTALAFGRSMLHRFDIDWEQHGFDDAGLDELNEFTLRLLHSFLADPGRPPRSGTDLRRYLIRWIGPAIAYPQLEQAMDPLRTPEPRVRRRPSAAS
- a CDS encoding DUF5073 family protein yields the protein MTTYDHERASHAIGAALAGPGGVGQVIRVFCGVPGVILTPARRGFFRSAPERVQIGDWRYELTADGRLRAGHIVNGIVLAEEVLAAGIVGPHIARALGQLVSHYGPTIIPNIDAAVEVLEAAPRY
- a CDS encoding acyl-CoA synthetase, which encodes MGENGFNLSTVFSTLAQALPKQRVLFWRGREWSYAEMDARVDGVAHYLASLGLGCHTERDRLQGHESGQDHIGLYLRNGNHYLEAMIGAYRSRIAPFNVNYRYVDAELVYLLANAQARALVYNAEFAPRVASIRDQLPHLEFLIQVADDSGQPLLPGAVDYESIVETPSPPSGMPTPSGDDLYMLYTGGTTGMPKGVLWRQNDVFVSSMGGRPFGSDEAMKSYDELAERASAAPGFASVLLIPPLMHGAAQWGAFQIMTMGGWVTFPDDVHSIRADEILRLVERERVMSIPVVGDAIARPLIDEIERGDYDLSGLINISNGGAALTPSVRKRFLTALPNLLVIDSAGASETGLQMSALPTQSEPTAVATFTPGSETGVLATDFSREIGPGGGEGWLARRNMIPLGYLGDAEKTARTFPVVDGVRWSIPGDRARFLADGRIELLGRDAVTINSGGEKIFAEEVEAAMAEHPGIYDVVVTGRPSERWGNEVVAIVQLVEGQDPSDADLLETCQQHLARYKLPKAIVRTAKVQRSPAGKADYRWAKQVAAESLPTTTGSG
- a CDS encoding TetR/AcrR family transcriptional regulator, with amino-acid sequence MSREVAPAARTVDGATGARRSDRRPGQTIRKVLDAGLAELRASSFANLTMRAVAARAGVSPASAYTYFPSKSALVAAVYLRFLRELPLHTDVNDTTKTRVSATLRDMAVAVADEPELSAACGAALMADDPAVQPLREQIGEEVSKRIAAALGPGWPRAVKSTLQMTFAGALMTARFVDYEEIAGQLDEAVNLILGASVA